The window TCGGCGTCACCGAAGGCCAGCGCGTGATGGCTGGACCAGCGGTATTCGCCCGGATCGGCGATCATTGCGGCGCGCAGGGGGTTGAGCTCGATATAGCGATGGCAGTGCATGAGGTAGTCGCCATCCCCGACCAAGCTGGCCTTGTAACGGCCTTCCCACAGCGTGCCGCTGCGGTGATGCGTGTCGTTGATGTAGCGGACGTAGCGCCGGCCAAGCGATTGCAGCGTGCGCGACACGGCGTGCGGGTGCTGCGGGGTTAACAGCAGATGCACGTGGTTGGTCATGAGCACGTACGCATGCACCGCGCAGCCTTCGCTCAGAGCGGCTTCGCGTAGCAACGTGTGGTAGCAGAGGTGGTCCGCTTCGGTGAAAAAGCAGGGCTGGCGGTCGTTGCCGCGTTGAACGACATGGTGCGGGATGCCTGGAAGATCGATGCGGGGAGGGCGGGGCATTGGGCTGGCCTGCGCGATGGGACATCCGCAGGTTCGCGGCGAGGGCGTTTGGCGTCGATCAGGCAAAAGAGCTGATGGTCGTCGGGAAAGTCGACTCTGACCCCGCTTTTGGACCCCGCTTTTGGGAAAGTCGGCTCTGACCCCGCTTTTGCGGGAATGTGACGGGATCGTCTCTCATGCGGGCGCATGCTGGACTGCCCGATTACCCTCGGTGACCATAGCCCGTATGCCCGCCACGCCCACGCCGTCCGCACATCTACTGCAACTGCTGCCCGAGGCGGTGGTGCAAACGGATGCGCTGTGGGAGATCACTTACCTGAACCCGGCTTGGCACAAGCTCACCGGCCATCCGGTGGAGGCGGCGCTTGGCCGATCCCTGCTTGAATTCGTGCATCCCGACGACGTCGGCACCCTGCGCTCGGGCATGCCGGTGTTCCGGCTGCGGTTCGCCGACGGGGACTATCGCTGGGTGCGCCTGCAGCTCCACCCGGAGTCGGACGCGGCGAACCGGGTGATCAGCCGGCAGGGCGTGCTGATCGAGATCACCGAGGTCACCGAGCAGGTGCTGGTGGAGATCCGCCAGCGCTTCCTGCGCCTGCTGGAAA is drawn from Thermomonas brevis and contains these coding sequences:
- a CDS encoding transposase, whose amino-acid sequence is MPRPPRIDLPGIPHHVVQRGNDRQPCFFTEADHLCYHTLLREAALSEGCAVHAYVLMTNHVHLLLTPQHPHAVSRTLQSLGRRYVRYINDTHHRSGTLWEGRYKASLVGDGDYLMHCHRYIELNPLRAAMIADPGEYRWSSHHALAFGDADPLVHPHSAYLALSDDPATRQRLYRDMVMVAVNPDDIDAIRLHLQRQHAYGSERFRQAIERQLGRSVGPQKIGRPRKAEEDQRPSLEQTQLSLGKP